The following coding sequences are from one Sardina pilchardus chromosome 16, fSarPil1.1, whole genome shotgun sequence window:
- the LOC134059641 gene encoding NACHT, LRR and PYD domains-containing protein 12-like, translating into MTDRTLDLRSKSQAEAGEVLGLEQLEEVLTQIFVHQVLEEKIITFVKNELKRYKKIVSPDYQEHFEGKEQDESDAREGALKMALHFLRNMKQQHIADKLQENEHDVVCQTELKRNLKNRYQSVLEGIPMQGSSALLEKIYTEVYITEGGSGKVNEEHEVRQIESISKRPAGQETPIKCRDIFKSLPGQDKPIRSVITKGVAGIGKTVSVQKYTLDWAEGKENQDVHFIFPLPFRELNRMKDKQLSLMDLLHHFFSEIKQLTFRSQGKYKVLFIFDGLDECRLQLDFQKNEILTEMTNVTSLDVLLTNLIKGNLLRSALLWITSRPAAANQIPPDCVDRVTEVQGFSDPQKEEYFRKRISDQTLASKVITHIESSRSLHIMCHIPVFCWIAANVIEFLLKTEGDKQVPKTLTEMYTYFLVFQTKQRNVKFEGVHDTDPQWNQASLLALGKLAYEQLKKGNLIFYEDDLRESGIDVREAAVHCGICTQIFQEESGLHQEKLYCFVHLSIQEYLAALYVILMLITEGKDLMSPQQPPRTMFQRLKWQTTDKPMTTLQKSAVDKSMKYEDGRFDLFLRFLLGLSLESNQRLLRGLIKKVQHESKEEIGSYIKTKIREIPSSDRVINLFHCLNEVNDHSLVEEVQSFLSAGTLSEAKLSSTQWSALVFVLLTSEEKLDVFDLKKYILSDECLLRLQPVVEESQTVLLNSCGLTERSCAGLASVLTKASSKLKNLDLSDNSIGDNGVQELCIGLGNPNCALETLSLDKCSIGEEGFRALASALRSNPSHMRELWLGGNKAGDSGVKHLSSLLEDPNCKLEKLQLNSCGLTERSCAGLASVLTNASSKLKNLDLSANSFGDIGVQELCSGLGNPTCTLETLGLSDCSITERSCAGLASVLTKASSKLKNLDLSANSFGDIGVQELCSGLGNPTCTLETLSKHISISNTVALVIPGLCVGLPTVIWALRTQGAHQRDQSWGMEAGATITMCSLFEMDQLHSHSDTSGSVVTADCGCP; encoded by the exons TTAACCCAGATATTTGTACACCAGGTGCTTGAGGAGAAGATCATCACCTTTGTGAAGAATGAGCTGAAGAGATACAAGAAGATTGTGAGTCCAGATTACCAAGAACACTTTGAGGGTAAAGAGCAGGATGAGAGTGATGCCAGAGAAGGGGCTCTTAAGATGGCACTGCACTTCCTGAGGAACATGAAGCAACAACATATTGCTGACAAACTGcaagaaa ATGAACATGATGTGGTTTGTCAAACTGAGCTGAAGAGAAATCTCAAGAACAGGTACCAGAGTGTGCTTGAAGGAATACCTATGCAagggagctctgctctgctagaaaagatctacacagaggtctacatcacagagggaggaagtgggaaAGTAAATGAGGAGCATGAAGTCAGGCAGATTGAGTCCATCTCCAAGAGACCAGCTGGACAAGAGACACCAATTAAATGCAGAGACATCTTCAAGTCCTTACCTGGCCAagacaaaccaatcagaagtgtcATCACAAAGGGAGTAGCTGGAATTGGCAAAACTGTCTCTGTTCAAAAGTACACCCTGGACTGGGCAGAGGGGAAAGAAAACCAGGATGTCCACTTTATATTTCCACTGCCTTTTAGGGAGCTAAACCGCATGAAAGACAAACAGCTCTCTTTGATGGATCTTCTTCACCACTTTTTCTCAGAAATTAAGCAGTTAACCTTTCGCAGCCAGGGGAAGTACAAAGtgttgttcatctttgatggtctggatgagtgcCGACTCCAGCTAGACTTTCAGAAAAATGAAATTTTGACTGAAATGACGAATGTCACTTCATTGGATGTTCTGCTGACAAATCTCATCAAGGGTAATCTGCTTCGCTCTGCTCTCCTTTGGATCACCtctcgaccagcagcagccaatcagatccctCCTGACTGTGTCGACCGGGTCACAGAAGTGCAAGGGTTCAGTGATCCTCAGAAggaggagtacttcaggaagaggatcagtgaTCAGACTCTTGCCAGCAAAGTTATCACTCACATAGAATCATCAAGAAGCCTCCACATTATGTGCCACATACCGGTGTTTTGCTGGATTGCTGCTAATGTTATTGAATTTCTTCTTAAAACTGAAGGAGATAAGCAAGTTCCAAAGACTTTGACAGAGATGTACACATATTTCCTTGTTTTCCAAACCAAGCAGAGGAATGTGAAATTTGAAGGAGTTCATGACACAGATCCACAGTGGAACCAGGCTAGTCTCCTTGCTCTTGGGAAGTTGGCCTATGAGCAGCTGAAGAAGGGAAACCTGATTTTTTATGAAGatgacctgagagagagtggtattgATGTCAGAGAGGCAGCAGTACACTGTGGCATCTGCACCCAGATATTTCAGGAGGAGTCAGGCCTTCATCAGGAAAAGttgtactgctttgtgcatctgagcatccaggagtaccTTGCAGCTTTGTATGTGATCCTGATGTTAATAACTGAGGGGAAAGATCTCATGTCCCCACAGCAACCCCCCAGAACAATGTTTCAACGTCTGAAATGGCAAACAACGGACAAACCCATGACCACCTTACAGAAGAGTGCTGTGGACAAATCCATGAAATATGAAGATGGGCGCTTTGATCTGTTCCTCCGTTTCCTTCTTGGCCTCTCTCTGGAATCCAACCAGAGACTCTTGAGAGGCCTAATAAAGAAAGTACAACATGAAAGCAAAGAGGAAATAGGCAGCTACATTAAGACAAAGATCAGGGAGATACCATCATCAGATAGAGTTATCAACCTCTTCCACTGCCTGAATGAAGTCAACGATCACTCCTTAGTGGAAGAAGTCCAGAGCTTCTTGAGTGCTGGGACACTTTCTGAAGCCAAACTCTCATCCACACAGTGGTCAGcccttgtgtttgtgcttctgacaTCAGAAGAAAAGCTTGATGTGTTTGACTTGAAGAAGTACATTTTGTCTGATGAATGTCTTCTAAGGCTGCAGCCAGTAGTGGAGGAATCACAAACAGTTCT GCTCAACAGTTGTGGGctcactgagaggagctgtgcaggtctggcaTCTGTCCTCACCAAAGCGTCTTCAAAGCTGAAAAATCTGGACCTCAGTGACAACAGCATTGGAGATAATGGTGTCCAAGAATTGTGTATTGGACTGGGTAACCCAAActgtgcactggagacactcag cctggataagtgcagtattggagaggaaggcttcagagctcttgcatcagcactgagatcaaacccctcacacatgagagagctgtggctgggtgggaataaagcaggagactcaggagtgaagcatctttcttctcttctggaggatcccaactgtaaactggagaaactaca GCTCAACAGTTGTGGGctcactgagaggagctgtgcaggtctggcaTCTGTCCTCACCAATGCATCTTCAAAACTGAAAAATCTAGACCTCAGTGCCAACAGTTTTGGGGATATTGGTGTCCAAGAATTGTGTAGTGGACTGGGTAACCCAACATGTACACTGGAGACACTCGg GCTCTCTGACTGCAGTAtcactgagaggagctgtgcaggtctggcaTCTGTCCTCACCAAAGCATCTTCAAAACTGAAAAATCTAGACCTCAGTGCCAACAGTTTTGGGGATATTGGTGTCCAAGAACTGTGTAGTGGACTGGGTAACCCAACCTGTACACTGGAGACACTCAg CAAGCACATCAGCATCAGTAATACGGTGGCGCTGGTGatcccggggctgtgtgtggggttgcccaCGGTGATCTGGGCACTGCGGACGCAGGGTGCCCACCAACGGGACCAGAGCTGG GGAATGGAAGCAGGAGCTACAATCACCATGTGTTCTCTGTTTGAGATGGATCAGCTTCACAGCCACTCGGACACCTCTGGGAGTGTGGTGACGGCTG